TGGAGTTCTCCGAGGACCAGATCGAGGATCTCACCAGCGCCATGTTCGAGGATGCTGATCCGCACAACAGCGGTGAAATCACGTACGAGGCGCTGAAGAACCAGCTCCATAAGCACGGTGGCCTACTGGAGAATCTGAGCATAACGTGAGATCTGTCTGAAGACACAATATCTTTTAACTAACTAAATTCCATTTCGTAGAATCGATCGCTGGTTAGTGCCCATCGCAGAAGATCGGCAGGCGGGAGGAGCAGCCAAGAGCGGATTCTGGAACTCCCTGCCCCATCAGTTCTCGCTGGCCTACATGAAGAACAACCAGGTGTTCGTCACATACCTCTTCTTCTACATCACCGTCAATCTGTGCTTGTTCATATCCCGCGCTATCCAGTATCGTGCCAGTAATGGTTTCGTCATCATAGCTAGAGCTTGTGGTGAGTACTGATCTGGAAATATTTGATAGGAAGGTATAATTAGCTACACTTACTAATTTACTTTTAGGACAATGCCTGAACTTCAACTGTGCCTGGGTCCTTGTACTAATGCTGCGGCACTCACTGACTTACCTCAGGGGTCGTGGGTTGTCCTCGTACCTGCCACTGGATCACCACGTCTATCTGCACAAGCTGACGGGCATCACGATCTCCGTACTGAGCTTGGTTCATACGATAATGCATCTGTTCAACTTTTCCATCATCGTGATCAACGATCCAAACATCAACGCGGGTCATTACACCATAGGGGAATGGCTACTCACAGATCGTCCGGGTTTGTTTGGCCTGATACCAGGATGTGCTAATCCCACGGGAGTAGCGCTACTGGCCATCCTGGTGGTGATGTTCGTGTGTTCACAGCCCTTTGTGCGGCGGAAAGGCAGCTTCGAAGTCTTCTATTGGACGCATCTGCTTTATGTGCCCTTCTGGATACTGTGCCTCTTCCATGGACCCAACTTCTGGAAGTGGTTCATGCTCCCAGGACTCGTCTACATAGTGGAAAGGGCACTTCGCTTCATTTGGATGAGGGGAGAGCATGGCAAGACGTACATCAGCTCCGGGCTGCTTCTGCCCTCCAAGGTGGTGCATCTGGTGATCAAGCGACCACATCACTTTAACTTCCGTCCCGGCGATTATGTCTTCGTGAACATACCGGCCATTGCCAACTATGAGTGGCATCCTTTTACCATTAGTTCGGCGCCCGAGCAGGAGGACTACATGTGGTTACACATACGCACCGTGGGCGAGTGGACCAATCGCTTGTACCGCTACTTTGAGCGGGAGCAGCAAAAGCTGCAGCAAAGTGGCTCATCGCAAGAGATTCCCCAACACATGCACGCCATTCCCACGCCCAGTTTCATGCTCCTCAACGAAGCTCGCAACCCTGCTATAGCCGGAGAAAGATCAGCTACGCCACAAACTGATTTCCTGGCCAAGAATTTGGGCGTGCAGGCTGTGCCGCCAGTGCGTCCGCCCCGCCAGAACCGCAAGCCCGCGCCAGGAGCTCCTACCGATACTCCAGCCACGGGTGTTAACCGCATACGCAGCATTAAGAAGAGCCTGCAGCGGACATTCTCCAGAAAGGAGGCAGTGGACCCAAAGAAGGGCATCCCAAACGGAGCTTTCATTGCTGATGGCGAGCGGGAGGACTCCAACTTGAAGCAGAGACCGCTGGAGAAGAGCATTTCTCTGCCGGACATCAGTGTGAAGACTAAAAAGCGGAGTCGCCTGAAGGCGTAAGTATATGCTTTAGATATGGTACATTTTCTAGACTTGCATCCTAATCCACAGACTTCGAGCTTTGGGTCGCTCTGAATCGGAGTCTGCCTTTGATGAGAAGCGGGTGCGCCGCGCCAGGAACAACAGCGTGGGATTGGCCTATCTCAGTCCGCAAAACAAGTCGCTGGCGCAGAGTTTCCGATACATGCGTACCAAGCCCACTATCATCGCCTTCAAGACGCCCAGCATGGAGGAGCGGGAGCATCAGGTGGCGGCAGGAGAAGTCAACGGATCAAGTCCAGCTAGCCGAGCCGAACAGGGTCAACTGGGTTCGAAGATGGATTCAGCGGACAAGTTGCAGGTGGCCAGGCTAAGCTTGTCCGGCGAGGGGGCATCCAAGCCATTGGAGGTAAGTACTCGGTGACTGACCTACCAACTAACTCTTCTAAACCATTAATTGCTCCAACCGAAGGATCAAACACAGACGGGATCGCCTAGCAGAAAATCTATTCTGCGACGACCCACATTCCTGCGCTCCCTGTCCGCCTCCATAAATAACAGAACCGGAGGAGGTGGTGGGGGATCAACTGGTAGCTCCACAACTAACAGCGGTGGCAAAGTGACACTTGATGCGGGAGTCATGGAGGTGCGGGTTACACCAACACACATACCAAAAGCCAACAAGGGCTAACCCACTAACCTAATCCCAATGCTAACTTTCTGATTCTCTATTCAGATTTTTATCGATGGCCCATATGGAGCACCGTCGAGTCACATCTTTGGCGCTCAGCACGCGGTGCTAATTGGCACGGGCATTGGAGTCACACCGTTTGCCTCCATTCTGCAGGTATAATAGATCTTGTGTAGTCCATGAACGCATCTAACAGTGTAATCCTAAATAGTCCATCATGCATCGGTATTGGAAAGCCCGGCACAGTTGCCCGAGGTGCCAATTCGAATGGGCCAGCGAGATACCCAAGTCTGTGATGAATCTGCGGAAGGTAGACTTCTTCTGGATCAACAGGGATCAAAGATCCTTCGAGTGGTTCGTCAATCTGCTGTCCCAGCTGGAGATCGAGCAGGCAGAGCTGGGCGGTGCCATGGAGCGGTGAGTTAGCTGAAAGAATGTATTGTGCGAAAATTGTCAATGGATTATCCACAGATTCCTGGACATGCACATGTACATAACAAGTGCGCTGCAAAGAACCGACATGAAGGCAGTGGGTCTCCAACTAGCTTTGGACTTACTGCACGAAAAGGTAGACCCAAAACATACGCCTCAATATCAGTGCTATTCTAACATCTTCAATTTCCTTACCAGGGCAAGCGGGATCTGATCACGGGTCTGAAAACCCGCACCAATGCCGGCAGACCGAACTGGGATAAGGTGTTCAAGCAGCTGCAGGCCCAGCAAAAGGGGAAGGTCACCGTCTTCTACTGCGGCCCACCACAGTTGGCCAAAACGTTGAGATACAAGTGCGACCAGTACGGATTTGCCTTTCGTAAGGAGTGCTTCTGAACAAGCCGCCACATCCATCGCCCACATCTTCCCGTCCAGTTTCATCTCCACACCACTCGCTCTGTGTCAATCCCCTTCGTTCATCGTGTTCTCATTTGCATAAGCAACGGGTTTATTTcgggttcggttcggtttagCTTAGCTTAGATGGCTATTTATTCGTCACTTGTCTTGTTGCCTCATTGTTGAGTGTGTCCCCAGCTTGtaaatatctatatctatctgtATAATCTATATGCTCATGCAATAAAGTTTGTTACCCAATGTGCCGTCCAATATCCTATTGCATTTGGttttgaatataaataaatagcaaGAGCTTCTTTGCAGGCGGCTCCGAGTTCTACATTTGATGACCCGGTCGCAGTAAATCGCTTTAAAATCACAAACAGTCCGGACACtctaataaaaacaaaaactataggACAAACACTCCACACTACTAAGCTACCTGTACCAATTTACTGCCTCAGCCATATGCTAAAGTTTATATCACTGGGCCTGGACACTCGGGCAATGGTTATAGTCTCATCATCAATGTTGTCCACGTTGTAGAACTCCCTCAATTCAGCAATTGCCGTCTCTTCAATCTGCGTGTGTACCAAAGATTTGTTTCGCATGCGCTCATAGGATTCCCTCTGTCTTTTTTCATCCGCCAAGATACGCGAGAAGCTTTGGCCTTGGTCCGTGGGTGTGGTGGAAGAGGTTGAATGTCCCCTCATCATATTGGCAAATGAAGTGGGATCCGTGATGCTTCCAGTGGATGGAGAAGTaaatgagtcattgaatgaaCCCGATGGAGTGGTTGTTACTCCCCAGGCATTTGGAACGGCCACTGGAGTGGGGGATTGTTCCACCAGGGGTGCGTTATTAGTCCGCCAACTCTTTGACTCGGAAGAAAGACGCTTCCGTTGCTTCTGGGAAAGTTTCTGCGACTGAGGAGTCAAGGAGCTAAAATCGAGGTTGTAGCTTTTGCTCAATGGTGTAGTGGGCTCAGTTTCATGTGATGGCGGTGGAGGTGTTTGCTCCTTCAGGGGCTTCCTTTCAATGGGTACCAGTACTTGGGTCGGTGGATCCTCATGTTTAAGTGTGTTGTTCACTTTTAATGCGGTTTCGGCTTTTCGCTTTTGATCTTTTTTGTCCACCACACGAGACCAGTTTTTGTCCTCGCTGCGAGCGCTATCCTGGGGCGATGAGGGCACTTCTGGCCCTGGGGTCGATTCGCTTATGCTAAGAGATCTCATCATGCTTGATATGGCCTGCTGTTCATACTGGTGCCGGGCATTTTGCTTGCGCATATCCTTCTGTTTGTGTTTGGCGGCCTGCTGAAGCTTGGATTCCTACAAAGAAACAAACTGTAAACCGAGATCAATGATAGAATTGTTGAGCACAAACCGCATCCATTCTATAATTTAAGTCCACATCACACCCGTCCACAAAGCTGAGCAGCAACTCATCTTCTATAGCCTCTGAGAATGGAGTTATTTGTCTGTAGTCGAACACCCTCTTGAACATCTTTCGATAGTGCTCATTTAGGCATTTCAGAGTCTCACCATCGCATTGTTCAATGCTGCGATAGCAAAGTACCCGGGCCAAGTTTTGGCAAATGAAATCCATACAGCCCTTCTGTAGTATTTTGCAGTTGTACATGGCGGCAAACTCGAGCATTTCGCCGCACTTTCTTATGCTGATTTTGTCCAGGATTAGAGACTCGCACACATTCTGCAGCGACTCAATAAAGTACTGGTCGCAAATGGTTATCATATTGTAGAGGAACGTCTCCAGATAGCCCTGCTTGCAAAAAGCCTCGTTGTCCAGACTGTACAAGTAATCAAGTACCGGCTCCATATACTCCGCGGGTACACCTTCCATGGTGACAGACGAGCGTTCCGCCCACGAGTGCATAAACATCATCTCAAAGTACTCCAACCGTGCCACTAACATACATTTATGAGCCCCTAGTACCTTTCCGTCGTTGCAGACAATTCGCACATCGTACAACTCTGGATGATCGGAGCGATACAAGCGATTGAAAAGTTTGCGGGCATTGGGCAGTGGAAATTGATGGTCACGCACGTAGCTCTGTACGTACTTGGCCAGCTCGACTAGTTGAAACTTTTCCAGGTGAGGTAGGAACATCTCGCATGTGCGAGTTCGCTGTTGAGGATTCGCAGGTCCCAGACTTTGCTGTATACAGTCAATATCTAAATAAGATATTTATGGAGTTATTTAAAAGAATCATTTTTTAACACTATTTTTTTCTCACCATCGTCTGTTGGCCAGTAGCTAGAGTAGATATGATTCAATATCAATTCAAACATTTTTCCCGTCAAATggttcaaatttaaataaatatccTTGTCCAGATAACAACGTATAAGGTCTTTGAGACCTGGCGCCCGACTGTAAATGATAAACTTGTGGGCCGCGAACTTCTCTCCGTCCACATGGAAAACCACATCGTGGACAGCATCACAGTCACTAGTCTCGTGCAGCAGCTTCTTAAAGCTGTGCTCCCTGCGTGGCAGTGTTGGCTTTCGAAAGTACTTGGTGTGTGACTCCTGCAGAACGGCAAAGGACGAGAAGCCCTCATCGCAAAATATGTCTGTGGCACGGTCGATGTTCGGAACTCGCTGCAGCTCGATCCGGATAACGTGTTCCCGGGAGATTTCCGTTTTGTTTTGATCGTTGTCCTGCCAGTTGTCCAGGCTGCCCCGAGACTTCTCCTGCAGTGCTGAAGCTGGCAAGGCGATCTGATTGCACTTTCCTCGATAAACGTAACCATCCTCGGAAAGCACCATAACCTGATTGCACTTGTAGAGTATTTTCTTAATCTGAGGCAGACGAATTGGTGAAAAATTACATCTGCAAAAGAGTATATGGTCATAACCGAAAAAACTGGAGTGAATGGCTTACCTGTAAAATTGCTGAGTGTTCTCGTACCATAAATACACCACATTGGTTTCAGTGAGCATCAACAGCTTGAGAGCTGCCGCGGAGCCCTTCGTGGAGTTCTTAAGATTGCCGCCCATCACCGATATGCTCTTGAGATCTTCGTAGCTGGTGTGCAACAAATGGTTGTGATATAAGTTTCTATAATTTAGTAAACTCACTTGGGTGTCTTTATGTATCTAGTTTTGTCTGCATAGCAAAGGGTAATGATCTTTTCCTCGTTGTAAATTACCGTGGCTGCATTGTTGGCTTCTACAAAGCGTATTGTAGTTTTCGCAGGAAGCTTGATCTAAAAAAAGATGTTAGAGACTACGTTTAGCAATATCTACAACTCACCAATGTGGGCACCGTGATGGATGGCGTGTTGGAACTGATGCCAAACTGGCCCTGGTTGGCCCCCCAGACGTAGACACACCTGCTGCCGTAGGCGATAGAGTGCTGATCGCAGGCGATCACGCGCACCAGATCGCTGGCACCTTTGTCACGCAACGCGACCACTTCCTTGAACTGCGTGAGCTGCTCGGCGGCATCACGCACGCCCAGTTGATGGTCTGTGTTAAGGCCGCAGGCGAAAACCAGCGAGTGATGTGTGAGCACCAGTGAGTGCTGGCGGGACACGCTGATGCATTGAATGGAGTCGCCGCTCAGCTTGGACGAAACCTTTACCCTCTTGGGCGCTGGAAGACTGTTTTCCACTCCGATGCCCAGGCGACCGCCTTTTCCATGACCAACAGCATACAGGTGACCCTTCTTGTCGCAGAACAGACTGTGGTAAGGTCCAAGTGACACCTGTTCCAGCCAAAGGTTAGACTTTCGAAAGAAGTCCACCGCCTGCGGTGTATTGGTGTTCTGCTCGTTGCCAATGCCCAGATTGTAGTTTTTGTTCGAGCCCCACACTAGGACATCGTTTCTATGGGAAGATACATAAGTTAAGTGGGTGAAAGTAAAAGCGTCCTGCACCCCACTCACTGTGAATCCGTCGCGAGGTCATCGTCATCGCACTTCCGGCAGATTGCCTGCAGTGGACACCTTGTGTCCTCGTCCAGCAGTTCCAAACTAGCCCCGTAACGAAGCAACAGTACGGTGCAATCTATAGAGCCGTAGTAGAGGGCTCTGTGTAACGGACTGCTTCCCGATTCGTAGTCCTGGCCATTGATGTAGGCTCCGTGGTTGAGCAACCACTCCAGAATCTCGTACCGGGCCGTGGAGGCGGACATGTGCACCGCCGAGCGGCCCTAGAATTTCGAGATGCAGATAACATATGAATTGCCTTCTAGGGTTTGTCCAATTTCACCACCCACCAGATCGTCTAAAATATTGGCGAAATTTCCGCAAGTCTTGAAAATAAAAGCCGCCAGCTTCTGGTGGTCAATGGAGCGCTTTGTCAGCGCGGCTGTGATGGCGTTTCCATGCTGACGGTGTCTGCACTTGACGGTGCAATCGTATTCCTGCGTCCTGGCGGCTGACATcggatattttaaaaatgaacGCCGGGATATTACGTTTTTTACGTggattattttgttttgctcccAGTGCAGTGTGGCCAGGTGTGAAAAATGACTGTAACCTAACCCAACTAATTTAATTCAACTGAAATGTGGCgcttaatttaaaatgcaatagaatttacataaattatGGCCTTCTTTATCTAATTTCATTTAGACTTTTATTATTACTCTATCTCTAAGTGCTACTCCTTTCTTATTACTTTCTTTCTTTCAAccattaaatattataagctgctgttttaaaaaaacttttgatttacaacattaatttttttttgtttacatgAATCAAGAAAATTACTTATAGATGATAAAGTAACCAGTAAGATtgaaaaaaggcaaaaaaaagagaagagaCTTAATTTACATTCATAATATTCAGACTTATATACAGCTTAGTTTACTTATACATAACTATGTTATacgcttttcattttcaactctCGCCTTTTAAGTATGGCTAAGTTTTCGTTGCCCCCACGGTATCTAACGATGGATCTTCCTGCCACTAAGATAGCCCCATTCTTCCGAATAATAGAGTACACACAGACTTCCCTTGGAGCTTGACTTCTGTGTGGTCTATCAAAGTTACGGACGCGTGGCCTTGATGTTGGTTTAGGATTATGTTTACTGGAATGTGATATATCCAGAGATGGAAACTCCTGTTGTTTGATGGGGCTGATAAAATTGAGAATCAACGGCTGCAAAGCCTGTTCCCTATTAGTTGTAGTTACTTCTTCGGCATGTTTTGTCGCGGGGAGTTTTGGCTCAGCTAGTATGATTGGCTTGCAAGGGCGAAGTTTTCCCTAAATGAACAGATACCTTATAATACTTATTAACGTTGAATGCACTCTGCTTATTTACCGAACAACAATGCAGTTTCCGGGCTTTTTCCGTGTCTGCAATAAGGAAACCGCACTTGCACTCCGCATATCCGTGAATCCTGTGCAAAGGACCTCGTCTCTTGATGCTGAAGCACTTCTTGATGTGGGCGAAACGGTTTTTGAACGATACCATAGATATTCCACAACCTGGACACTCGACCATTTCCACAAGCTCTCCAATGGTGTACCAAATGGTTTCCCTGCTTCCATTGGAGCCTTCTTCGCTCGCCTAAGGATATGAAGGACTTACAAGTTGTTTTCATTCGGTTTATAGTATTCTTACCACATCTTTCCCCAAATCCGACATGCTGGAATTCGGATATTCTGCAAATAAGAAAGTAAAACGTAAACAAATGGTCGATTCGTTTATTTCATAGCATGTACTATTTCTCACCCTGTTCTTGTGTTGTATTGATTAAGAATGGGTTTCTTTGATAATTTATGTTGGAAAAACTCAATCTCACTGCATTAACAGTTCATTTTTCTTTGAAATtgtaaataataacaataacttTTAATGCTCAATGCCTAGAGTGACCAAAATCCGATTCGTTATCGCCTATCGTTATCGGCAGTGTTGGTAAAGGCCCCGCAGCTTGCACTGCTATTGTGAACTGCAAAACAGCTGGCGTTTTGATTGCACTGCGGCTTTAAACAAATTagtaaagtaaataaaaactGCATTTTACGCTCAAACACTTAGATGGATTTTTATTACCTGTAACAAAGTCTACAAATCGCAATGGGTAAGCTAGCGGCAGTGAAGGAGTCGGCTAGACCGCATCGAATTTCCCCTTAAGCTGGTGGTCCTAATTGTTAAACTTTTTGTTTCTCTTATAATAGATTGCTCTCCTAGCTGTTTACTCTGCATGTGCGAGTATACGGCTATGATGGGGGACTATATAGATGTACACTCCGCGCGCGGCGACCTATTGGAGGTGACTACGATCGTCAACCAGCACTTCCCCGTCCAGATCTCCAAGGAAAGCGACGAAAGGATATGCGGCCGCTGCTGGAAAACCGTCTCCGACTTCCACACTTTACACGAGTTCGTCAGTGCAGCGCAGAGCTCTTTACAGGAAACAAAAGTGGCGCTCATGGAGGATGATCCCCTAACACAAGAAACTACGTCCTTTCCGGAGATTCTTAAACTGGCAACTCAGGAGGAGGAAGGTGTGCCGGAACCACAGGAAATGGGCGGTCGAAACTTCTTTTACCCAGAGATTAAGATTGAGGAACATGAACTGGATACTCTTCCCCGCATTGAGATCCTGGAGAGTTCGGCCAACACCCAGGAAAACCAGGACCAACTTGAAGGCGCAGCCAGACGCCTTAGGAAGCGTTTGAAGGCAGAGGATGGATCCAGTGTAGACAAGGATAAGGACGAGGATGGAGTAGAAGAGACTGCAGAACCTGCGCCGCTTAAAAAGCGACGTGGTCGCCCAAGGAAATCAGACGCTGCCGTTGCCCCGCCCCAAAAACCTAAAGAAGACATTCAACTTGATCTTAAGGCAGAAGAGCTTGACGAGTTCGGGGATGAGGAGACGGACCCTGACTTCTCTTGCCTGGTGCCTAGCGATAACTCATCCGAGGACGATGGAGGCAGCGATGGCTTCGACTCAGACTCAGACTTTGAACTAGACAATGGAAAGCAAGAGTTTGCCGTGCTGCCGAAAAGAACAGTAGTACGCCCCAAGAAATACAAGAAGCGGACGAAACCGGCGGAGCCGAAAGTCCGCATGTCCCGCGAGCTGCTGGAGCAGCGCAAAAAGCAGCAGGAAGAATACGACGTCATCATCGCCAAGTTCTTTACCAGCGTACTGCCGTGTGCCATCTGCAATCTGCTCGTGCACAACTTCACCGAGATGCAGCGTCATCACCGACTGACCCATCAAGTGGATCCCGGCTACATGATGTGCTGCGGCCGCAAGTTCACGCAGCGCAAAGTTCTGGCCGAGCATGTACTCGTCCACTGGAATCCTGATCACTTTAAGTGCAGCGTCTGTGAGAAGTCATTCCAAAATTCCCGTCACCTGGAGTCGCACCAGCAGGTGCACATGGATCCCGCCGTCAAGCTTACCTTTAGCTGCGACCTCTGCTCGAAGACCTTCCTCAGCAAGACGGCCATAGACTACCACAAGCTTAACAAGCATGTGCCCAAGTCCGAGTTCAAGTTCACCTGTTCCGAGTGCAACAAAAAGTGGGTTTATCCATTAAGCGTCTATACATCTTTTTCACCTTTTGTTTACTATTCCACAATAGATTCCTCACCGAGCGCAAGCTGAAAAACCACATGAGCTCTATGCACGACCCAGAGAGTACCATAATCTGCGACAAGTGCGGCAAGCAGATGCGCACCAAGATCATCCTGAAGAAGCACCAGGAGCTGATGCACTCGGATAAGCCACGTCCGGAACCGGAGCTGCAGCAGTGCCAGATATGCGGCGCTTGGCTAAAAGGCATGACCGGCCTGAAGCAGCACATGAAGAGCATACACGTAGAGAGTGCCGGCGAGCATCGCTGCCACATATGCGCTAAGGTGTCCCCAAATGCAAGggctctccggcgtcacatCTACCACAATCACGAGTGCGAGCGCAAGTTCAAGTGCACCATGTGCGAAAAGGCTTTCAAGCGACCGCAGGAACTCAAGGTAAGTTCGAAACTCATGACCTGTTGAAGGGATTTGATGAACTTGTATAAACCCTCTTGTAGGAACACACATCCACTCATACGGGTGAAGTACTCTACACCTGTCCCAACTGCCCGATGACATTCTTCTGCTCCGCCAACATGTACAAGCATCGCCAGCGATTGCATCGCGCCCAATACGAGGCGGACAAAAACCAGCCCAAGCCACCCAACATCCTGAAAATTTCGCGCAACGCCTCGACGCAAAATAAGCCGAAACAGGAGATCTAGCACCGAAAGAGAATTGCTTAA
This genomic interval from Drosophila mauritiana strain mau12 chromosome 2R, ASM438214v1, whole genome shotgun sequence contains the following:
- the LOC117135745 gene encoding inhibitor of Bruton tyrosine kinase, whose product is MSAARTQEYDCTVKCRHRQHGNAITAALTKRSIDHQKLAAFIFKTCGNFANILDDLGRSAVHMSASTARYEILEWLLNHGAYINGQDYESGSSPLHRALYYGSIDCTVLLLRYGASLELLDEDTRCPLQAICRKCDDDDLATDSQNDVLVWGSNKNYNLGIGNEQNTNTPQAVDFFRKSNLWLEQVSLGPYHSLFCDKKGHLYAVGHGKGGRLGIGVENSLPAPKRVKVSSKLSGDSIQCISVSRQHSLVLTHHSLVFACGLNTDHQLGVRDAAEQLTQFKEVVALRDKGASDLVRVIACDQHSIAYGSRCVYVWGANQGQFGISSNTPSITVPTLIKLPAKTTIRFVEANNAATVIYNEEKIITLCYADKTRYIKTPNYEDLKSISVMGGNLKNSTKGSAAALKLLMLTETNVVYLWYENTQQFYRCNFSPIRLPQIKKILYKCNQVMVLSEDGYVYRGKCNQIALPASALQEKSRGSLDNWQDNDQNKTEISREHVIRIELQRVPNIDRATDIFCDEGFSSFAVLQESHTKYFRKPTLPRREHSFKKLLHETSDCDAVHDVVFHVDGEKFAAHKFIIYSRAPGLKDLIRCYLDKDIYLNLNHLTGKMFELILNHIYSSYWPTDDDIDCIQQSLGPANPQQRTRTCEMFLPHLEKFQLVELAKYVQSYVRDHQFPLPNARKLFNRLYRSDHPELYDVRIVCNDGKVLGAHKCMLVARLEYFEMMFMHSWAERSSVTMEGVPAEYMEPVLDYLYSLDNEAFCKQGYLETFLYNMITICDQYFIESLQNVCESLILDKISIRKCGEMLEFAAMYNCKILQKGCMDFICQNLARVLCYRSIEQCDGETLKCLNEHYRKMFKRVFDYRQITPFSEAIEDELLLSFVDGCDVDLNYRMDAESKLQQAAKHKQKDMRKQNARHQYEQQAISSMMRSLSISESTPGPEVPSSPQDSARSEDKNWSRVVDKKDQKRKAETALKVNNTLKHEDPPTQVLVPIERKPLKEQTPPPPSHETEPTTPLSKSYNLDFSSLTPQSQKLSQKQRKRLSSESKSWRTNNAPLVEQSPTPVAVPNAWGVTTTPSGSFNDSFTSPSTGSITDPTSFANMMRGHSTSSTTPTDQGQSFSRILADEKRQRESYERMRNKSLVHTQIEETAIAELREFYNVDNIDDETITIARVSRPSDINFSIWLRQ
- the LOC117135746 gene encoding uncharacterized protein LOC117135746, giving the protein MSDLGKDVASEEGSNGSRETIWYTIGELVEMVECPGCGISMVSFKNRFAHIKKCFSIKRRGPLHRIHGYAECKCGFLIADTEKARKLHCCSGKLRPCKPIILAEPKLPATKHAEEVTTTNREQALQPLILNFISPIKQQEFPSLDISHSSKHNPKPTSRPRVRNFDRPHRSQAPREVCVYSIIRKNGAILVAGRSIVRYRGGNENLAILKRRELKMKSV
- the LOC117135744 gene encoding NADPH oxidase 5 isoform X2: MDADQESNNHRGSVSSSRSLEIPATPSRSPKKVSFSDELPQSQTPAQQPINQQPAPTVVSHVLQQAAQYLERLHGARDSVEEKTEQVQPDGERADIRDSSDTSEAAVLDLDALDASVDEPAANAGPIVASSPSILVASVGKQEAIGSANGNGNANPNQRQSNLYMERYNLNLDKNCSSMELEARREKQRWLLISECSALFDEGEGKHTREAFRKLFLDEEFQQKLFQLFDLERNGYLLQDRWIEHLKGRLTDDRQMDFAEQIESVAYVICGENKRVSFKNFRDIWHTRGILDKLYRLIELDGSNLVSTNQVMEFISHLTNSRPRTGFDKSSLARLEQLFRTTVGNEQEIRREEFQKIVTSKNPFFTERVFQIFDKDNSGSISLQEFIDAIHQFSGQSADDKIRFLFKVYDIDGDGLIQHKELHDVIRHCIKENGMEFSEDQIEDLTSAMFEDADPHNSGEITYEALKNQLHKHGGLLENLSITIDRWLVPIAEDRQAGGAAKSGFWNSLPHQFSLAYMKNNQVFVTYLFFYITVNLCLFISRAIQYRASNGFVIIARACGQCLNFNCAWVLVLMLRHSLTYLRGRGLSSYLPLDHHVYLHKLTGITISVLSLVHTIMHLFNFSIIVINDPNINAGHYTIGEWLLTDRPGLFGLIPGCANPTGVALLAILVVMFVCSQPFVRRKGSFEVFYWTHLLYVPFWILCLFHGPNFWKWFMLPGLVYIVERALRFIWMRGEHGKTYISSGLLLPSKVVHLVIKRPHHFNFRPGDYVFVNIPAIANYEWHPFTISSAPEQEDYMWLHIRTVGEWTNRLYRYFEREQQKLQQSGSSQEIPQHMHAIPTPSFMLLNEARNPAIAGERSATPQTDFLAKNLGVQAVPPVRPPRQNRKPAPGAPTDTPATGVNRIRSIKKSLQRTFSRKEAVDPKKGIPNGAFIADGEREDSNLKQRPLEKSISLPDISVKTKKRSRLKALRALGRSESESAFDEKRVRRARNNSVGLAYLSPQNKSLAQSFRYMRTKPTIIAFKTPSMEEREHQVAAGEVNGSSPASRAEQGQLGSKMDSADKLQVARLSLSGEGASKPLEIFIDGPYGAPSSHIFGAQHAVLIGTGIGVTPFASILQSIMHRYWKARHSCPRCQFEWASEIPKSVMNLRKVDFFWINRDQRSFEWFVNLLSQLEIEQAELGGAMERFLDMHMYITSALQRTDMKAVGLQLALDLLHEKGKRDLITGLKTRTNAGRPNWDKVFKQLQAQQKGKVTVFYCGPPQLAKTLRYKCDQYGFAFRKECF
- the LOC117135744 gene encoding NADPH oxidase 5 isoform X1, which translates into the protein MDADQESNNHRGSVSSSRSLEIPATPSRSPKKVSFSDELPQSQTPAQQPINQQPAPTVVSHVLQQAAQYLERLHGARDSVEEKTEQVQPDGERADIRDSSDTSEAAVLDLDALDASVDEPAANAGPIVASSPSILVASVGKQEAIGSANGNGNANPNQRQSNLYMERYNLNLDKNCSSMELEARREKQRWLLISECSALFDEGEGKHTREAFRKLFLDEEFQQKLFQLFDLERNGYLLQDRWIEHLKGRLTDDRQMDFAEQIESVAYVICGENKRVSFKNFRDIWHTRGILDKLYRLIELDGSNLVSTNQVMEFISHLTNSRPRTGFDKSSLARLEQLFRTTVGNEQEIRREEFQKIVTSKNPFFTERVFQIFDKDNSGSISLQEFIDAIHQFSGQSADDKIRFLFKVYDIDGDGLIQHKELHDVIRHCIKENGMEFSEDQIEDLTSAMFEDADPHNSGEITYEALKNQLHKHGGLLENLSITIDRWLVPIAEDRQAGGAAKSGFWNSLPHQFSLAYMKNNQVFVTYLFFYITVNLCLFISRAIQYRASNGFVIIARACGQCLNFNCAWVLVLMLRHSLTYLRGRGLSSYLPLDHHVYLHKLTGITISVLSLVHTIMHLFNFSIIVINDPNINAGHYTIGEWLLTDRPGLFGLIPGCANPTGVALLAILVVMFVCSQPFVRRKGSFEVFYWTHLLYVPFWILCLFHGPNFWKWFMLPGLVYIVERALRFIWMRGEHGKTYISSGLLLPSKVVHLVIKRPHHFNFRPGDYVFVNIPAIANYEWHPFTISSAPEQEDYMWLHIRTVGEWTNRLYRYFEREQQKLQQSGSSQEIPQHMHAIPTPSFMLLNEARNPAIAGERSATPQTDFLAKNLGVQAVPPVRPPRQNRKPAPGAPTDTPATGVNRIRSIKKSLQRTFSRKEAVDPKKGIPNGAFIADGEREDSNLKQRPLEKSISLPDISVKTKKRSRLKALRALGRSESESAFDEKRVRRARNNSVGLAYLSPQNKSLAQSFRYMRTKPTIIAFKTPSMEEREHQVAAGEVNGSSPASRAEQGQLGSKMDSADKLQVARLSLSGEGASKPLEDQTQTGSPSRKSILRRPTFLRSLSASINNRTGGGGGGSTGSSTTNSGGKVTLDAGVMEIFIDGPYGAPSSHIFGAQHAVLIGTGIGVTPFASILQSIMHRYWKARHSCPRCQFEWASEIPKSVMNLRKVDFFWINRDQRSFEWFVNLLSQLEIEQAELGGAMERFLDMHMYITSALQRTDMKAVGLQLALDLLHEKGKRDLITGLKTRTNAGRPNWDKVFKQLQAQQKGKVTVFYCGPPQLAKTLRYKCDQYGFAFRKECF